One window from the genome of Chaetodon trifascialis isolate fChaTrf1 chromosome 20, fChaTrf1.hap1, whole genome shotgun sequence encodes:
- the aif1l gene encoding allograft inflammatory factor 1-like — protein MPSNKNIQGGKAFGLLKEQQRQKLEEINQEYLEDQKYRDEEDLAEKLEGLKNKYAEFDLNDQGEIDLMGLKRMMEKLGVPKTHLELKKMIVEVTGGSSNAINYRDFVKMMLGKRSAVLKLVLIFEDKANGSPCKPDGPPPKRDIASLP, from the exons ATGCCTTCAAATAAAAATATCCAAG GAGGGAAAGCCTTCGGTCTGTTGAAGGAGCAGCAAAGGCAAAAACTGGAGGAGATAAACCAG gaaTACCTGGAGGACCAGAAATACAGGGATGAAGAAGACCTGGCTGAAAAATTGGAAGGTCTCAAAA ataAATATGCTGAGTTTGACCTGAACGACCAAGGAGAGATCG ATCTGATGGGTCTGAAGCGGATGATGGAGAAGCTGGGGGTGCCCAAGACCCACCTGGAGTTGAAAAAAATGATTGTGGAGGTAACAGGCGGCAGCAGCAACGCTATCAACTACAGGGACTTCGTCAAGATGATGCTGGGCAAGCGCTCAGCCGTGCTCAAACT AGTCTTGATCTTTGAGGACAAAGCCAACGGCTCTCCCTGCAAACCAGACGGACCCCCTCCGAAGCGGGACATCGCTAGCCTGCCTTAA